A genomic region of Populus nigra chromosome 11, ddPopNigr1.1, whole genome shotgun sequence contains the following coding sequences:
- the LOC133668552 gene encoding ion channel CASTOR-like isoform X1, which produces MSLDSQDSTSPSFNRDWFFPSPSFIHQSPPKPPKPHRRFSTASKHSPGSNISNPPSFRSSPSLSPTTTSKYGRLRRRVELPRPPDKYSIQHQNDSVLDRKPVVSSEKKQSTVKVSSGSLGHRVRVRWNLAITVAIVITALTSLVHKNFTLHNQVIVLQDQILKLNVRLRACNLLSNVDTFDSVMQELDDIGYGSDNGLKNLALIVSVTLLSIPVLAFKYIDFVSKSRSSDSVSEEALLNKQLAYRVDIFLSVHPYAKPLALLVATLLVICLGGLALFGVTDDNLADCLWLSWTFVADSGNHANTEGIGPRLVSVSISFGGMLIFAMMLGLVSDAISEKFDSLRKGRSEVVEQNHTLILGWSDKLGSLLNQLGIANESLGGGIVVVMAERDKEEMEMDIAKMEFDFKGTSVICRSGSPLILADLKKVSVSKARAIVVLAEDGNADQSDARALRTVLSLTGVKEGLKGHIVVELSDLDNEVLVKLVGGDLVKTVVAHDVIGRLMIQCARQPGLAQIWEDILGFENCEFYIKRWPQLHGMQFEDILISFPDAIPCGIKVASCDGKIILNPEDSYVLQEDDEILVIAEDDDSYAPAALPTVKEASFMHIARPARMPQKILLCGWRRDIDDMIVVSSFVKPLIFLFFAWMLQVWRGSLPKDFIGPKSAEKILFCGWRRDMEDMIMVLDAFLAPGSELWMFNDVPENEREKKLIDGGLDLSRLENIQLVNREGNAVIRRHLESLPLQSFDSILILADESVEDSAIQADSRSLATLLLIRDIQSKRLPMVNQVRRGTFSQGSWIGEMQQASDKSVIISEILDPRTKNLLSMSKISDYVLSNELVSMALAMVAEDQQINDVLEELFADEGNELQIRQADLYLSEGEELSFYEVLLRARQRREIVIGYRAANAEKAVINPPAKSERRRWSLKDVFVVIAEKE; this is translated from the exons ATGTCCCTTGACTCCCAAGACTCTACTTCTCCTTCCTTCAACAGGGACTGGTTCTTCCCTTCACCTTCCTTCATCCACCAATCACCTCCTAAACCTCCTAAACCCCACCGCAGATTCTCCACTGCTTCCAAACATTCTCCAGGTTCCAACATCTCCAATCCTCCCTCGTTTCGTTCatcaccctctctctctcccaccACCACTTCTAAATATGGAAGACTTCGCCGGCGCGTGGAGTTACCTCGACCACCTGATAAATATTCAATACAACACCAAAATGACTCCGTTTTGGACCGCAAACCTGTTGTTTCCAGTGAGAAGAAGCAGTCTACTGTGAAGGTTTCTTCTGGATCATTGGGCCATCGGGTCAGAGTCCGATGGAATTTGGCCATTACAGTAGCT ATTGTGATTACAGCTTTGACTTCATTAGTGCACAAGAATTTTACTTTACATAACCAAGTAATTGTTTTGCAG GATCAAATACTGAAACTAAATGTTAGATTACGAGCGTGTAATTTGTTATCCAATGTAGATACTTTTGATTCAGTTATGCAGGAGCTTGATGATATTGGTTATGGTAGTGATAACGGGTTAAAGAATTTGGCTTTGATTGTTTCAGTTACGCTATTGTCTATTCCGGTTCTTGCTTTCAAGTACATTGATTTTGTATCGAAATCCAGATCATCGGATAGTGTTTCGGAAGAGGCGTTGTTGAATAAGCAGCTTGCATATCGggtggatatttttttatcagttcaTCCATATGCCAAGCCTTTGGCGTTGTTGGTTGCGACATTGCTGGTTATTTGCCTTGGTGGATTGGCGTTGTTTGGTGTGACAGATGATAATTTAGCGGATTGTCTTTGGTTGTCTTGGACGTTTGTAGCGGATTCAGGCAATCATGCTAATACCGAGGGGATTGGTCCAAGGCTTGTTTCTGTTTCTATTAGCTTTGGTGGGATGCTTATTTTTGCTATGATGCTTGGACTTGTGTCTGATGCTATTTCTGAGAAGTTTGATTCATTAAGGAAAGGAAGAAGCGAAGTGGTTGAGCAAAACCATACTCTAATTCTTGGCTGGAGCGATAAACTA GGATCACTGCTGAATCAACTTGGAATAGCCAATGAGAGTTTGGGTGGAGGAATTGTAGTAGTGATGGCTGAACGAGACAAAGAAGAGATGGAAATGGATATTGCTAAAATGGAGTTCGACTTCAAAGGAACATCTGTCATATGCAGAAGTGGGAGCCCCCTAATTCTGGCTGACCTAAAAAAG GTATCTGTCTCCAAGGCCCGTGCAATAGTTGTCCTTGCTGAAGATGGAAATGCTGACCAG AGTGATGCTCGCGCATTGAGAACCGTCTTAAGTCTTACAGGAGTGAAAGAAGGTCTAAAAGGGCACATTGTGGTGGAGCTAAGTGATCTTGACAATGAGGTTCTTGTGAAACTTGTTGGTGGAGATCTTGTCAAAACTGTTGTAGCTCATGATGTTATTGGCCGCTTGATGATTCAATGTGCTCGGCAGCCAGGACTTGCACAG ATATGGGAAGACATACTTGGGTTTGAAAATTGTGAGTTTTACATCAAAAGATGGCCGCAGTTGCACGGCATGCAATTCGAGGACATACTAATCAGTTTTCCCGACGCTATACCTTGTGGGATCAAGGTTGCTTCTTGTGATggtaaaattatcttaaatccTGAAGACTCGTATGTTCTtcaagaagatgatgaaatcCTTGTCATTGCGGAAGATGATGATAGCTATGCTCCAGCAGCATTACCTACG gTCAAAGAGGCATCATTCATGCACATTGCCCGACCTGCAAGAATGCCACAGAAGATTCTACTTTGTGGATGGAGGAGGGACATTGATGATATGATTGTGGTAAGCTCTTTTGTGAAGCCcctaatctttcttttcttcgcCTGGATGCTGCAGGTATGGAGAGGAAGTCTACCCAAAGACTTTATTGGTCCAAAGTCTGCAGAAAAGATATTATTCTGTGGTTGGAGACGTGACATGGAAGATATGATTATG GTGTTGGATGCATTTCTAGCACCAGGTTCAGAGCTCTGGATGTTCAATGATGTTCCCGAAAATGAGAGGGAAAAGAAGCTCATTGATGGTGGTCTAGACTTAAGTAGATTGGAAAATATACAACTTGTCAATCGAGAGGGAAATGCGGTCATAAGACGTCATTTAGAAAGCCTTCCTTTGCAATCTTTTGATTCA ATTTTAATTTTGGCTGATGAGTCAGTGGAAGATTCAGCCATTCAAGCCGACTCCCGATCTCTTGCCACATTATTATTGATTCGTGATATTCAG TCAAAGCGTCTCCCAATGGTAAACCAGGTTCGCAGAGGAACCTTCTCTCAAGGTTCGTGGATTGGGGAGATGCAGCAGGCTTCAGATAAATCTGTAATAATAAGTGAAATTCTGGACCCAAgaactaaaaatttattatccATGTCGAAGATCAGTGATTATGTTTTATCAAATGAACTTGTCAGCATGGCATTGGCCATGGTTGCAGAAGATCAACAAATAAATGATGTATTAGAAGAGCTCTTTGCAGATGAG GGAAATGAGCTACAAATAAGGCAAGCAGATCTTTACCTCAGTGAAGGCGAGGAATTGAGTTTCTATGAAGTACTATTACGAGCACGACAGAGAAGAGAGATAGTCATTGGTTACCGTGCAGCTAATGCTGAAAAGGCTGTTATCAATCCGCCTGCCAAAAGTGAGAGACGTAGGTGGTCACTGAAAGATGTCTTCGTGGTAATTGCAGAGAAGGAATGA
- the LOC133668552 gene encoding ion channel CASTOR-like isoform X3, with translation MSLDSQDSTSPSFNRDWFFPSPSFIHQSPPKPPKPHRRFSTASKHSPGSNISNPPSFRSSPSLSPTTTSKYGRLRRRVELPRPPDKYSIQHQNDSVLDRKPVVSSEKKQSTVKVSSGSLGHRVRVRWNLAITVAIVITALTSLVHKNFTLHNQVIVLQDQILKLNVRLRACNLLSNVDTFDSVMQELDDIGYGSDNGLKNLALIVSVTLLSIPVLAFKYIDFVSKSRSSDSVSEEALLNKQLAYRVDIFLSVHPYAKPLALLVATLLVICLGGLALFGVTDDNLADCLWLSWTFVADSGNHANTEGIGPRLVSVSISFGGMLIFAMMLGLVSDAISEKFDSLRKGRSEVVEQNHTLILGWSDKLGSLLNQLGIANESLGGGIVVVMAERDKEEMEMDIAKMEFDFKGTSVICRSGSPLILADLKKVSVSKARAIVVLAEDGNADQSDARALRTVLSLTGVKEGLKGHIVVELSDLDNEVLVKLVGGDLVKTVVAHDVIGRLMIQCARQPGLAQIWEDILGFENCEFYIKRWPQLHGMQFEDILISFPDAIPCGIKVASCDGKIILNPEDSYVLQEDDEILVIAEDDDSYAPAALPTVKEASFMHIARPARMPQKILLCGWRRDIDDMIVVLDAFLAPGSELWMFNDVPENEREKKLIDGGLDLSRLENIQLVNREGNAVIRRHLESLPLQSFDSILILADESVEDSAIQADSRSLATLLLIRDIQSKRLPMVNQVRRGTFSQGSWIGEMQQASDKSVIISEILDPRTKNLLSMSKISDYVLSNELVSMALAMVAEDQQINDVLEELFADEGNELQIRQADLYLSEGEELSFYEVLLRARQRREIVIGYRAANAEKAVINPPAKSERRRWSLKDVFVVIAEKE, from the exons ATGTCCCTTGACTCCCAAGACTCTACTTCTCCTTCCTTCAACAGGGACTGGTTCTTCCCTTCACCTTCCTTCATCCACCAATCACCTCCTAAACCTCCTAAACCCCACCGCAGATTCTCCACTGCTTCCAAACATTCTCCAGGTTCCAACATCTCCAATCCTCCCTCGTTTCGTTCatcaccctctctctctcccaccACCACTTCTAAATATGGAAGACTTCGCCGGCGCGTGGAGTTACCTCGACCACCTGATAAATATTCAATACAACACCAAAATGACTCCGTTTTGGACCGCAAACCTGTTGTTTCCAGTGAGAAGAAGCAGTCTACTGTGAAGGTTTCTTCTGGATCATTGGGCCATCGGGTCAGAGTCCGATGGAATTTGGCCATTACAGTAGCT ATTGTGATTACAGCTTTGACTTCATTAGTGCACAAGAATTTTACTTTACATAACCAAGTAATTGTTTTGCAG GATCAAATACTGAAACTAAATGTTAGATTACGAGCGTGTAATTTGTTATCCAATGTAGATACTTTTGATTCAGTTATGCAGGAGCTTGATGATATTGGTTATGGTAGTGATAACGGGTTAAAGAATTTGGCTTTGATTGTTTCAGTTACGCTATTGTCTATTCCGGTTCTTGCTTTCAAGTACATTGATTTTGTATCGAAATCCAGATCATCGGATAGTGTTTCGGAAGAGGCGTTGTTGAATAAGCAGCTTGCATATCGggtggatatttttttatcagttcaTCCATATGCCAAGCCTTTGGCGTTGTTGGTTGCGACATTGCTGGTTATTTGCCTTGGTGGATTGGCGTTGTTTGGTGTGACAGATGATAATTTAGCGGATTGTCTTTGGTTGTCTTGGACGTTTGTAGCGGATTCAGGCAATCATGCTAATACCGAGGGGATTGGTCCAAGGCTTGTTTCTGTTTCTATTAGCTTTGGTGGGATGCTTATTTTTGCTATGATGCTTGGACTTGTGTCTGATGCTATTTCTGAGAAGTTTGATTCATTAAGGAAAGGAAGAAGCGAAGTGGTTGAGCAAAACCATACTCTAATTCTTGGCTGGAGCGATAAACTA GGATCACTGCTGAATCAACTTGGAATAGCCAATGAGAGTTTGGGTGGAGGAATTGTAGTAGTGATGGCTGAACGAGACAAAGAAGAGATGGAAATGGATATTGCTAAAATGGAGTTCGACTTCAAAGGAACATCTGTCATATGCAGAAGTGGGAGCCCCCTAATTCTGGCTGACCTAAAAAAG GTATCTGTCTCCAAGGCCCGTGCAATAGTTGTCCTTGCTGAAGATGGAAATGCTGACCAG AGTGATGCTCGCGCATTGAGAACCGTCTTAAGTCTTACAGGAGTGAAAGAAGGTCTAAAAGGGCACATTGTGGTGGAGCTAAGTGATCTTGACAATGAGGTTCTTGTGAAACTTGTTGGTGGAGATCTTGTCAAAACTGTTGTAGCTCATGATGTTATTGGCCGCTTGATGATTCAATGTGCTCGGCAGCCAGGACTTGCACAG ATATGGGAAGACATACTTGGGTTTGAAAATTGTGAGTTTTACATCAAAAGATGGCCGCAGTTGCACGGCATGCAATTCGAGGACATACTAATCAGTTTTCCCGACGCTATACCTTGTGGGATCAAGGTTGCTTCTTGTGATggtaaaattatcttaaatccTGAAGACTCGTATGTTCTtcaagaagatgatgaaatcCTTGTCATTGCGGAAGATGATGATAGCTATGCTCCAGCAGCATTACCTACG gTCAAAGAGGCATCATTCATGCACATTGCCCGACCTGCAAGAATGCCACAGAAGATTCTACTTTGTGGATGGAGGAGGGACATTGATGATATGATTGTG GTGTTGGATGCATTTCTAGCACCAGGTTCAGAGCTCTGGATGTTCAATGATGTTCCCGAAAATGAGAGGGAAAAGAAGCTCATTGATGGTGGTCTAGACTTAAGTAGATTGGAAAATATACAACTTGTCAATCGAGAGGGAAATGCGGTCATAAGACGTCATTTAGAAAGCCTTCCTTTGCAATCTTTTGATTCA ATTTTAATTTTGGCTGATGAGTCAGTGGAAGATTCAGCCATTCAAGCCGACTCCCGATCTCTTGCCACATTATTATTGATTCGTGATATTCAG TCAAAGCGTCTCCCAATGGTAAACCAGGTTCGCAGAGGAACCTTCTCTCAAGGTTCGTGGATTGGGGAGATGCAGCAGGCTTCAGATAAATCTGTAATAATAAGTGAAATTCTGGACCCAAgaactaaaaatttattatccATGTCGAAGATCAGTGATTATGTTTTATCAAATGAACTTGTCAGCATGGCATTGGCCATGGTTGCAGAAGATCAACAAATAAATGATGTATTAGAAGAGCTCTTTGCAGATGAG GGAAATGAGCTACAAATAAGGCAAGCAGATCTTTACCTCAGTGAAGGCGAGGAATTGAGTTTCTATGAAGTACTATTACGAGCACGACAGAGAAGAGAGATAGTCATTGGTTACCGTGCAGCTAATGCTGAAAAGGCTGTTATCAATCCGCCTGCCAAAAGTGAGAGACGTAGGTGGTCACTGAAAGATGTCTTCGTGGTAATTGCAGAGAAGGAATGA
- the LOC133668552 gene encoding ion channel CASTOR-like isoform X2, which produces MSLDSQDSTSPSFNRDWFFPSPSFIHQSPPKPPKPHRRFSTASKHSPGSNISNPPSFRSSPSLSPTTTSKYGRLRRRVELPRPPDKYSIQHQNDSVLDRKPVVSSEKKQSTVKVSSGSLGHRVRVRWNLAITVAIVITALTSLVHKNFTLHNQVIVLQDQILKLNVRLRACNLLSNVDTFDSVMQELDDIGYGSDNGLKNLALIVSVTLLSIPVLAFKYIDFVSKSRSSDSVSEEALLNKQLAYRVDIFLSVHPYAKPLALLVATLLVICLGGLALFGVTDDNLADCLWLSWTFVADSGNHANTEGIGPRLVSVSISFGGMLIFAMMLGLVSDAISEKFDSLRKGRSEVVEQNHTLILGWSDKLGSLLNQLGIANESLGGGIVVVMAERDKEEMEMDIAKMEFDFKGTSVICRSGSPLILADLKKVSVSKARAIVVLAEDGNADQSDARALRTVLSLTGVKEGLKGHIVVELSDLDNEVLVKLVGGDLVKTVVAHDVIGRLMIQCARQPGLAQIWEDILGFENCEFYIKRWPQLHGMQFEDILISFPDAIPCGIKVASCDGKIILNPEDSYVLQEDDEILVIAEDDDSYAPAALPTVWRGSLPKDFIGPKSAEKILFCGWRRDMEDMIMVLDAFLAPGSELWMFNDVPENEREKKLIDGGLDLSRLENIQLVNREGNAVIRRHLESLPLQSFDSILILADESVEDSAIQADSRSLATLLLIRDIQSKRLPMVNQVRRGTFSQGSWIGEMQQASDKSVIISEILDPRTKNLLSMSKISDYVLSNELVSMALAMVAEDQQINDVLEELFADEGNELQIRQADLYLSEGEELSFYEVLLRARQRREIVIGYRAANAEKAVINPPAKSERRRWSLKDVFVVIAEKE; this is translated from the exons ATGTCCCTTGACTCCCAAGACTCTACTTCTCCTTCCTTCAACAGGGACTGGTTCTTCCCTTCACCTTCCTTCATCCACCAATCACCTCCTAAACCTCCTAAACCCCACCGCAGATTCTCCACTGCTTCCAAACATTCTCCAGGTTCCAACATCTCCAATCCTCCCTCGTTTCGTTCatcaccctctctctctcccaccACCACTTCTAAATATGGAAGACTTCGCCGGCGCGTGGAGTTACCTCGACCACCTGATAAATATTCAATACAACACCAAAATGACTCCGTTTTGGACCGCAAACCTGTTGTTTCCAGTGAGAAGAAGCAGTCTACTGTGAAGGTTTCTTCTGGATCATTGGGCCATCGGGTCAGAGTCCGATGGAATTTGGCCATTACAGTAGCT ATTGTGATTACAGCTTTGACTTCATTAGTGCACAAGAATTTTACTTTACATAACCAAGTAATTGTTTTGCAG GATCAAATACTGAAACTAAATGTTAGATTACGAGCGTGTAATTTGTTATCCAATGTAGATACTTTTGATTCAGTTATGCAGGAGCTTGATGATATTGGTTATGGTAGTGATAACGGGTTAAAGAATTTGGCTTTGATTGTTTCAGTTACGCTATTGTCTATTCCGGTTCTTGCTTTCAAGTACATTGATTTTGTATCGAAATCCAGATCATCGGATAGTGTTTCGGAAGAGGCGTTGTTGAATAAGCAGCTTGCATATCGggtggatatttttttatcagttcaTCCATATGCCAAGCCTTTGGCGTTGTTGGTTGCGACATTGCTGGTTATTTGCCTTGGTGGATTGGCGTTGTTTGGTGTGACAGATGATAATTTAGCGGATTGTCTTTGGTTGTCTTGGACGTTTGTAGCGGATTCAGGCAATCATGCTAATACCGAGGGGATTGGTCCAAGGCTTGTTTCTGTTTCTATTAGCTTTGGTGGGATGCTTATTTTTGCTATGATGCTTGGACTTGTGTCTGATGCTATTTCTGAGAAGTTTGATTCATTAAGGAAAGGAAGAAGCGAAGTGGTTGAGCAAAACCATACTCTAATTCTTGGCTGGAGCGATAAACTA GGATCACTGCTGAATCAACTTGGAATAGCCAATGAGAGTTTGGGTGGAGGAATTGTAGTAGTGATGGCTGAACGAGACAAAGAAGAGATGGAAATGGATATTGCTAAAATGGAGTTCGACTTCAAAGGAACATCTGTCATATGCAGAAGTGGGAGCCCCCTAATTCTGGCTGACCTAAAAAAG GTATCTGTCTCCAAGGCCCGTGCAATAGTTGTCCTTGCTGAAGATGGAAATGCTGACCAG AGTGATGCTCGCGCATTGAGAACCGTCTTAAGTCTTACAGGAGTGAAAGAAGGTCTAAAAGGGCACATTGTGGTGGAGCTAAGTGATCTTGACAATGAGGTTCTTGTGAAACTTGTTGGTGGAGATCTTGTCAAAACTGTTGTAGCTCATGATGTTATTGGCCGCTTGATGATTCAATGTGCTCGGCAGCCAGGACTTGCACAG ATATGGGAAGACATACTTGGGTTTGAAAATTGTGAGTTTTACATCAAAAGATGGCCGCAGTTGCACGGCATGCAATTCGAGGACATACTAATCAGTTTTCCCGACGCTATACCTTGTGGGATCAAGGTTGCTTCTTGTGATggtaaaattatcttaaatccTGAAGACTCGTATGTTCTtcaagaagatgatgaaatcCTTGTCATTGCGGAAGATGATGATAGCTATGCTCCAGCAGCATTACCTACG GTATGGAGAGGAAGTCTACCCAAAGACTTTATTGGTCCAAAGTCTGCAGAAAAGATATTATTCTGTGGTTGGAGACGTGACATGGAAGATATGATTATG GTGTTGGATGCATTTCTAGCACCAGGTTCAGAGCTCTGGATGTTCAATGATGTTCCCGAAAATGAGAGGGAAAAGAAGCTCATTGATGGTGGTCTAGACTTAAGTAGATTGGAAAATATACAACTTGTCAATCGAGAGGGAAATGCGGTCATAAGACGTCATTTAGAAAGCCTTCCTTTGCAATCTTTTGATTCA ATTTTAATTTTGGCTGATGAGTCAGTGGAAGATTCAGCCATTCAAGCCGACTCCCGATCTCTTGCCACATTATTATTGATTCGTGATATTCAG TCAAAGCGTCTCCCAATGGTAAACCAGGTTCGCAGAGGAACCTTCTCTCAAGGTTCGTGGATTGGGGAGATGCAGCAGGCTTCAGATAAATCTGTAATAATAAGTGAAATTCTGGACCCAAgaactaaaaatttattatccATGTCGAAGATCAGTGATTATGTTTTATCAAATGAACTTGTCAGCATGGCATTGGCCATGGTTGCAGAAGATCAACAAATAAATGATGTATTAGAAGAGCTCTTTGCAGATGAG GGAAATGAGCTACAAATAAGGCAAGCAGATCTTTACCTCAGTGAAGGCGAGGAATTGAGTTTCTATGAAGTACTATTACGAGCACGACAGAGAAGAGAGATAGTCATTGGTTACCGTGCAGCTAATGCTGAAAAGGCTGTTATCAATCCGCCTGCCAAAAGTGAGAGACGTAGGTGGTCACTGAAAGATGTCTTCGTGGTAATTGCAGAGAAGGAATGA
- the LOC133668552 gene encoding ion channel CASTOR-like isoform X4 → MSLDSQDSTSPSFNRDWFFPSPSFIHQSPPKPPKPHRRFSTASKHSPGSNISNPPSFRSSPSLSPTTTSKYGRLRRRVELPRPPDKYSIQHQNDSVLDRKPVVSSEKKQSTVKVSSGSLGHRVRVRWNLAITVAIVITALTSLVHKNFTLHNQVIVLQDQILKLNVRLRACNLLSNVDTFDSVMQELDDIGYGSDNGLKNLALIVSVTLLSIPVLAFKYIDFVSKSRSSDSVSEEALLNKQLAYRVDIFLSVHPYAKPLALLVATLLVICLGGLALFGVTDDNLADCLWLSWTFVADSGNHANTEGIGPRLVSVSISFGGMLIFAMMLGLVSDAISEKFDSLRKGRSEVVEQNHTLILGWSDKLGSLLNQLGIANESLGGGIVVVMAERDKEEMEMDIAKMEFDFKGTSVICRSGSPLILADLKKVSVSKARAIVVLAEDGNADQSDARALRTVLSLTGVKEGLKGHIVVELSDLDNEVLVKLVGGDLVKTVVAHDVIGRLMIQCARQPGLAQIWEDILGFENCEFYIKRWPQLHGMQFEDILISFPDAIPCGIKVASCDGKIILNPEDSYVLQEDDEILVIAEDDDSYAPAALPTVKEASFMHIARPARMPQKILLCGWRRDIDDMIVVSSFVKPLIFLFFAWMLQVWRGSLPKDFIGPKSAEKILFCGWRRDMEDMIMVLDAFLAPGSELWMFNDVPENEREKKLIDGGLDLSRLENIQLVNREGNAVIRRHLESLPLQSFDSILILADESVEDSAIQADSRSLATLLLIRDIQLASATQLLQCKLCESELMFGGLPK, encoded by the exons ATGTCCCTTGACTCCCAAGACTCTACTTCTCCTTCCTTCAACAGGGACTGGTTCTTCCCTTCACCTTCCTTCATCCACCAATCACCTCCTAAACCTCCTAAACCCCACCGCAGATTCTCCACTGCTTCCAAACATTCTCCAGGTTCCAACATCTCCAATCCTCCCTCGTTTCGTTCatcaccctctctctctcccaccACCACTTCTAAATATGGAAGACTTCGCCGGCGCGTGGAGTTACCTCGACCACCTGATAAATATTCAATACAACACCAAAATGACTCCGTTTTGGACCGCAAACCTGTTGTTTCCAGTGAGAAGAAGCAGTCTACTGTGAAGGTTTCTTCTGGATCATTGGGCCATCGGGTCAGAGTCCGATGGAATTTGGCCATTACAGTAGCT ATTGTGATTACAGCTTTGACTTCATTAGTGCACAAGAATTTTACTTTACATAACCAAGTAATTGTTTTGCAG GATCAAATACTGAAACTAAATGTTAGATTACGAGCGTGTAATTTGTTATCCAATGTAGATACTTTTGATTCAGTTATGCAGGAGCTTGATGATATTGGTTATGGTAGTGATAACGGGTTAAAGAATTTGGCTTTGATTGTTTCAGTTACGCTATTGTCTATTCCGGTTCTTGCTTTCAAGTACATTGATTTTGTATCGAAATCCAGATCATCGGATAGTGTTTCGGAAGAGGCGTTGTTGAATAAGCAGCTTGCATATCGggtggatatttttttatcagttcaTCCATATGCCAAGCCTTTGGCGTTGTTGGTTGCGACATTGCTGGTTATTTGCCTTGGTGGATTGGCGTTGTTTGGTGTGACAGATGATAATTTAGCGGATTGTCTTTGGTTGTCTTGGACGTTTGTAGCGGATTCAGGCAATCATGCTAATACCGAGGGGATTGGTCCAAGGCTTGTTTCTGTTTCTATTAGCTTTGGTGGGATGCTTATTTTTGCTATGATGCTTGGACTTGTGTCTGATGCTATTTCTGAGAAGTTTGATTCATTAAGGAAAGGAAGAAGCGAAGTGGTTGAGCAAAACCATACTCTAATTCTTGGCTGGAGCGATAAACTA GGATCACTGCTGAATCAACTTGGAATAGCCAATGAGAGTTTGGGTGGAGGAATTGTAGTAGTGATGGCTGAACGAGACAAAGAAGAGATGGAAATGGATATTGCTAAAATGGAGTTCGACTTCAAAGGAACATCTGTCATATGCAGAAGTGGGAGCCCCCTAATTCTGGCTGACCTAAAAAAG GTATCTGTCTCCAAGGCCCGTGCAATAGTTGTCCTTGCTGAAGATGGAAATGCTGACCAG AGTGATGCTCGCGCATTGAGAACCGTCTTAAGTCTTACAGGAGTGAAAGAAGGTCTAAAAGGGCACATTGTGGTGGAGCTAAGTGATCTTGACAATGAGGTTCTTGTGAAACTTGTTGGTGGAGATCTTGTCAAAACTGTTGTAGCTCATGATGTTATTGGCCGCTTGATGATTCAATGTGCTCGGCAGCCAGGACTTGCACAG ATATGGGAAGACATACTTGGGTTTGAAAATTGTGAGTTTTACATCAAAAGATGGCCGCAGTTGCACGGCATGCAATTCGAGGACATACTAATCAGTTTTCCCGACGCTATACCTTGTGGGATCAAGGTTGCTTCTTGTGATggtaaaattatcttaaatccTGAAGACTCGTATGTTCTtcaagaagatgatgaaatcCTTGTCATTGCGGAAGATGATGATAGCTATGCTCCAGCAGCATTACCTACG gTCAAAGAGGCATCATTCATGCACATTGCCCGACCTGCAAGAATGCCACAGAAGATTCTACTTTGTGGATGGAGGAGGGACATTGATGATATGATTGTGGTAAGCTCTTTTGTGAAGCCcctaatctttcttttcttcgcCTGGATGCTGCAGGTATGGAGAGGAAGTCTACCCAAAGACTTTATTGGTCCAAAGTCTGCAGAAAAGATATTATTCTGTGGTTGGAGACGTGACATGGAAGATATGATTATG GTGTTGGATGCATTTCTAGCACCAGGTTCAGAGCTCTGGATGTTCAATGATGTTCCCGAAAATGAGAGGGAAAAGAAGCTCATTGATGGTGGTCTAGACTTAAGTAGATTGGAAAATATACAACTTGTCAATCGAGAGGGAAATGCGGTCATAAGACGTCATTTAGAAAGCCTTCCTTTGCAATCTTTTGATTCA ATTTTAATTTTGGCTGATGAGTCAGTGGAAGATTCAGCCATTCAAGCCGACTCCCGATCTCTTGCCACATTATTATTGATTCGTGATATTCAG TTGGCTTCTGCCACGCAGCTACTGCAATGTAAGCTTTGTGAAAGTGAATTAATGTTTGGGGGGCTTCCCAAGTAG